A window of Phyllopteryx taeniolatus isolate TA_2022b chromosome 19, UOR_Ptae_1.2, whole genome shotgun sequence contains these coding sequences:
- the dhrs7cb gene encoding dehydrogenase/reductase (SDR family) member 7Cb, whose translation MVLPSVMVLPLLIVIAAGVYYIYNEVMQYMAKSLVRNKVVVITDAVSGVGNECARLFHKGGARLILCGANWDKLESLYDSLTNDADPSETFAPKLVILDFSDTESTEDVTAEVVDCYGCVDVLICNSSMKLKAPVQSVSLELDRNIMDINYFGPTTLTKGILPTMIPRRSGQIILVNSIQGRLAVPFRSSYAASKHAVQAFFDSLRAEVEEYGITVSTVSHTFIDATVLPSPEKPASKPNSLAAFIASQLTHGVRPSVLANEIMRTVNRKRKEVVLAHPIPRVAVYLRSILPSFLFAVLGAGVKDSVLAEQMQ comes from the exons ATGGTCCTTCCGTCAGTGATGGTATTGCCCCTGCTGATCGTCATAGCGGCTGGGGTATACTACATCTACAATGAGGTCATGCAGTACATGGCCAAGTCTTTAGTGCGGAACAAAGTGGTGGTGATCACAGATGCTGTGTCCGGTGTGGGAAATG AGTGTGCTCGTCTCTTCCATAAGGGCGGAGCCAGGCTCATCCTGTGTGGCGCTAACTGGGATAAATTGGAGTCTCTGTATGACTCTTTGACAAACGATGCTGACCCCAGCGAG ACATTTGCCCCTAAACTGGTTATCCTGGACTTTAGTGACACGGAGAGCACGGAGGACGTGACGGCCGAGGTAGTGGACTGTTATGGCTGTGTGGATGTGTTAATTTGTAACAGCAGCATGAAGCTCAAGGCTCCAGTGCAGAGTGTCTCTCTGGAACTTGACAGAAACATCATGGACATCAACTACTTTGGCCCAACCACCTTGACCAAAG GAATTCTTCCCACCATGATTCCAAGAAGATCAGGACAAATAATCTTGGTCAACAGCATCCAAGGCAGACTGGCCGTTCCCTTCAGAAGTTCTT ATGCAGCCTCGAAGCATGCGGTACAGGCCTTCTTTGACAGCCTCCGGGCTGAGGTGGAAGAGTACGGGATCACCGTGAGCACCGTCAGTCACACTTTCATCGATGCCACTGTTCTGCCATCTCCTGAGAAACCTGCCTCCAAACCAAACAGCTTGGCTGCAT TTATTGCCAGTCAGCTGACCCACGGGGTGCGTCCTTCGGTCCTGGCCAATGAGATTATGCGAACGGTGAACAGGAAGAGGAAGGAGGTTGTGCTGGCCCACCCCATCCCCAGGGTGGCGGTCTACCTCCGATCCATCCTACCTTCTTTCCTCTTTGCTGTACTGGGTGCTGGAGTGAAGGACTCTGTCTTGGCTGAGCAGATGCAGTAA